From the Osmerus eperlanus chromosome 21, fOsmEpe2.1, whole genome shotgun sequence genome, one window contains:
- the LOC134007158 gene encoding tyrosine-protein phosphatase non-receptor type 4-like isoform X1 yields the protein MTARFRLPAGRNYNVRASELVQDRQHTEVVCSVLLLDNTVQAFKVDKLDQGQILLDVVFKHLELTERDYFGLQLADDPADSQRWLDPLKPIRKQLKKGSQNCLNFRVKFFVTDPNKLQEEYTRYQYFLQIKQDILSGRLPCPYNTAALLASYAVQSELGDYNPAEHLPGYLSEYCFIPNAPQDFEKEVAKCHQQHTGLSPAQSEFNYLNTAHTLEFYGVELHYARDPSNTEIFMGVMSLGIVIHKNRLRIHTFPWVNIVKISFKCRRFFIQLRKDLPESPEALLCFNMASYRACKNLWKACVEHHTFFRLERPLPLQKNFLTHYFTLGSKFRYCGRTEVQSVQYGKEKAVKDRVFVRSPSKPLIRKLMSGMDWESDSRTSLQEDRMETQSLPTRSPPGTPNHTESRPRPSSVGHLLDHVINTSPRQVFANHKSASSTQANSISLDSTLSPDTTIDGQPPALPPKQSRRTLCSQTSQSASQLELDNHINELYNVPGAANRTVLNGEVPHDNLVLIKMCPDEHGRFGFNVKGGLDQKMPVIVSRVAPGTAADLCVPRLNEGDQVVLINGRDISSLSHDEVVLIIKASCEERSGELVLLVRPNAIYDVVDENLDAEPQFQYLAERAPQYPAQWDHDAWRDSMLQLKQGLNTGAVLSQFDQLHRKRPGLMMSHAKLSQNISKNRYRDISPYDATRVILKGENDYINANYINMEIVGSGQTNRYIACQGPLPGTCLDFWQMTWEQGSTIVVMLTTQVERGRVKCHQYWPNPDNSTTYGRFQVACESEEGDAAFLVREMTLTHLESQESRQLTQIQYMAWPDHGVPDDSTNFLELVSLVRRRRAGGEEPVVVHCSAGIGRTGVLITMETAMCLIEGNQPVYPLDIVRTMRDQRAMMIQTPSQYRFVCEAILKVYEEELVKPLTPTSPVTPPETPAV from the exons ATGACCGCACGCTTCCGGTTGCCCGCTGGCAGAAACTACAATGTCCGAGCGTCGGAGCTGGTACAAGACAGGCAGCACACAGAGGTGGTCTGCAGTGTACTCCTGCTGGATAACACAGTTCAAGCCTTCAAAGTTGAT aaGCTCGATCAAGGACAGATCCTGCTGGATGTAGTGTTCAAACACCTGGAGCTGACTGAGAGAGATTACTTTGGCCTGCAGCTGGCTGATGATCCGGCTGACAGTCAG AGGTGGCTTGATCCATTAAAACCCATCCGGAAGCAGTTGAAAA AGGGATCTCAGAACTGTTTGAACTTCAGAGTCAAATTCTTTGTAACCGACCCAAACAAACTTCAGGAAGAGTACACAAG GTATCAGTACTTTCTTCAGATTAAGCAGGACATCCTGAGTGGAAG ACTGCCCTGTCCCTACAACACTGCAGCTCTCTTGGCATCCTATGCTGTTCAAT CGGAGCTGGGAGACTACAACCCCGCTGAACACTTGCCTGGTTACCTCTCAGAATACTGTTTCATCCCCAACGCGCCACAGGACTTTGAGAAAGAGGTCGCCAAATGTCATCAGCAACACAC AGGACTGTCTCCTGCCCAGTCGGAGTTCAACTATCTAAACACTGCACATACACTGGAGTTCTATGGAGTAGAACTGCACTATGCCAGA GATCCAAGTAACACAGAGATATTCATGGGAGTGATGTCTCTAGGCATTGTCATACATAAGAACAGGCTACGAATCCACACTTTTCCATG GGTGAATATAGTGAAAATTTCATTCAAATGTAGACGATTTTTTATTCAACTCCGGAAAGATTTA cctgaaAGTCCTGAGGCTCTGCTGTGCTTCAACATGGCCAGCTACCGGGCTTGTAAGAACCTGTGGAAGGCCTGTGTGGAGCACCACACTTTCTTCCGCCTGGAGAGACCCCTGCCCCTACAGAAGAACTTCCTCACTCACTACTTTACACTGGGCTCCAAGTTCCGCTACTG TGGGAGGACGGAGGTCCAGTCTGTCCAGTACGGGAAGGAGAAGGCGGTGAAGGACAGAGTGTTTGTCAG GTCTCCCAGCAAGCCCCTGATACGGAAGCTCATGAGCGGGATGGACTGGGAGTCCGACAGCAGGACCTCGCTGCAGGAGGACCGCATGGAGACGCAGAGTCTGCCCACACGCTCCCCTCCTGGCACACCCAACCA TACGGAGTCCCGCCCTCGCCCGTCCTCGGTAGGACACCTGCTGGATCACGTGATCAACACCTCGCCCCGCCAGGTGTTCGCCAATCACAAGTCAGCCTCCTCAACCCAGGCCAATAGCATCAGTTTGGACTCTACCCT GTCACCTGATACCACAATAGATGGCCagcccccggccctgccccccaAGCAGAGCAGGAGGACCCTGTGCAGCCAGACCAGCCAGTCGGCCTCCCAGCTGGAGCTGGACAACCACATCAACGAGCTGTACAACGTCCCCGGGGCAGCAAACAGGACAGTG TTGAATGGAGAGGTTCCCCATGACAATCTAGTGTTGATTAAGATGTGCCCTGACGAACACGGTCGATTTGGGTTCAATGTGAAG ggTGGACTAGACCAGAAGATGCCCGTCATCGTGTCGCGAGTAGCCCCAGGAACAGCG gcggACCTGTGTGTTCCCCGCCTCAACGAGGGGGACCAGGTGGTGCTGATCAACGGCCGAGACATCTCCAGCCTGTCCCACGATGAGGTGGTGCTGATCATCAAGGCCAGCTGCGAGGAGCGCTCCGGGGAGCTGGTTCTGCTGGTCCGGCCCaacg CCATTTACGACGTGGTGGATGAGAATCTGGATGCGGAGCCGCAGTTCCAGTACCTGGCAGAGAGGGCGCCCCAGTACCCTGCCCAGTGGGACCACGACGCCTGGAGGGACTCCATGCTGCAGCTGAAGCAGGGCCTGAACACCGGGGCTGTCCTGTCACAGTTTGAT CAACTGCACCGGAAAAGACCTGGACTAATGATGTCCCATGCCAAATTATCTCAGAACATTTCCAAAAATCGATATAGAGACATTTCTCCAT ACGATGCAACACGGGTCATTCTGAAGGGCGAGAATGACTACATCAACGCAAACTACATCAAC ATGGAGATCGTGGGAAGTGGTCAAACCAACCGATACATCGCATGCCAGGGGCCCTTGCCAGGGACGTGCCTAGACTTCTGGCAGATGACCTGGGAGCAGGGCTCCACCATAGTGGTCATGCTCACCACCCAGGTGGAGCGAGGACGG GTGAAGTGTCACCAGTACTGGCCCAATCCGGACAACAGCACCACCTATGGGAGATTCCAGGTGGCCTGTGAGTCTGAAGAGGGGGATGCAGCCTTCCTGGTCAGAGAGATGACCCTCACTCACCtggag aGCCAGGAGAGCAGGCAGCTAACCCAGATCCAGTACATGGCCTGGCCAGACCATGGTGTGCCGGATGACTCCACTAACTTCCTGGAATTGGTGAGCCTGGTGCGCAgacggagagcagggggggaggagccagtggTGGTCCACTGCAG CGCCGGGATTGGTCGGACTGGGGTTCTCATCACCATGGAAACTGCCATGTGTTTGATTGAGGGCAACCAGCCAGTGTATCCCCTGGATATCGTGAGGACAATGAGAGACCAGAGGGCAATGATGATCCAGACCCCA AGCCAGTATCGCTTCGTTTGCGAGGCCATCCTGAAGGTGTACGAGGAGGAGCTGGTGAAACCGCTGACACCCACAAGCCCTGTAACCCCCCCCGAGACCCCTGCAGTCTGA
- the LOC134007158 gene encoding tyrosine-protein phosphatase non-receptor type 4-like isoform X2 codes for MTARFRLPAGRNYNVRASELVQDRQHTEVVCSVLLLDNTVQAFKVDLDQGQILLDVVFKHLELTERDYFGLQLADDPADSQRWLDPLKPIRKQLKKGSQNCLNFRVKFFVTDPNKLQEEYTRYQYFLQIKQDILSGRLPCPYNTAALLASYAVQSELGDYNPAEHLPGYLSEYCFIPNAPQDFEKEVAKCHQQHTGLSPAQSEFNYLNTAHTLEFYGVELHYARDPSNTEIFMGVMSLGIVIHKNRLRIHTFPWVNIVKISFKCRRFFIQLRKDLPESPEALLCFNMASYRACKNLWKACVEHHTFFRLERPLPLQKNFLTHYFTLGSKFRYCGRTEVQSVQYGKEKAVKDRVFVRSPSKPLIRKLMSGMDWESDSRTSLQEDRMETQSLPTRSPPGTPNHTESRPRPSSVGHLLDHVINTSPRQVFANHKSASSTQANSISLDSTLSPDTTIDGQPPALPPKQSRRTLCSQTSQSASQLELDNHINELYNVPGAANRTVLNGEVPHDNLVLIKMCPDEHGRFGFNVKGGLDQKMPVIVSRVAPGTAADLCVPRLNEGDQVVLINGRDISSLSHDEVVLIIKASCEERSGELVLLVRPNAIYDVVDENLDAEPQFQYLAERAPQYPAQWDHDAWRDSMLQLKQGLNTGAVLSQFDQLHRKRPGLMMSHAKLSQNISKNRYRDISPYDATRVILKGENDYINANYINMEIVGSGQTNRYIACQGPLPGTCLDFWQMTWEQGSTIVVMLTTQVERGRVKCHQYWPNPDNSTTYGRFQVACESEEGDAAFLVREMTLTHLESQESRQLTQIQYMAWPDHGVPDDSTNFLELVSLVRRRRAGGEEPVVVHCSAGIGRTGVLITMETAMCLIEGNQPVYPLDIVRTMRDQRAMMIQTPSQYRFVCEAILKVYEEELVKPLTPTSPVTPPETPAV; via the exons ATGACCGCACGCTTCCGGTTGCCCGCTGGCAGAAACTACAATGTCCGAGCGTCGGAGCTGGTACAAGACAGGCAGCACACAGAGGTGGTCTGCAGTGTACTCCTGCTGGATAACACAGTTCAAGCCTTCAAAGTTGAT CTCGATCAAGGACAGATCCTGCTGGATGTAGTGTTCAAACACCTGGAGCTGACTGAGAGAGATTACTTTGGCCTGCAGCTGGCTGATGATCCGGCTGACAGTCAG AGGTGGCTTGATCCATTAAAACCCATCCGGAAGCAGTTGAAAA AGGGATCTCAGAACTGTTTGAACTTCAGAGTCAAATTCTTTGTAACCGACCCAAACAAACTTCAGGAAGAGTACACAAG GTATCAGTACTTTCTTCAGATTAAGCAGGACATCCTGAGTGGAAG ACTGCCCTGTCCCTACAACACTGCAGCTCTCTTGGCATCCTATGCTGTTCAAT CGGAGCTGGGAGACTACAACCCCGCTGAACACTTGCCTGGTTACCTCTCAGAATACTGTTTCATCCCCAACGCGCCACAGGACTTTGAGAAAGAGGTCGCCAAATGTCATCAGCAACACAC AGGACTGTCTCCTGCCCAGTCGGAGTTCAACTATCTAAACACTGCACATACACTGGAGTTCTATGGAGTAGAACTGCACTATGCCAGA GATCCAAGTAACACAGAGATATTCATGGGAGTGATGTCTCTAGGCATTGTCATACATAAGAACAGGCTACGAATCCACACTTTTCCATG GGTGAATATAGTGAAAATTTCATTCAAATGTAGACGATTTTTTATTCAACTCCGGAAAGATTTA cctgaaAGTCCTGAGGCTCTGCTGTGCTTCAACATGGCCAGCTACCGGGCTTGTAAGAACCTGTGGAAGGCCTGTGTGGAGCACCACACTTTCTTCCGCCTGGAGAGACCCCTGCCCCTACAGAAGAACTTCCTCACTCACTACTTTACACTGGGCTCCAAGTTCCGCTACTG TGGGAGGACGGAGGTCCAGTCTGTCCAGTACGGGAAGGAGAAGGCGGTGAAGGACAGAGTGTTTGTCAG GTCTCCCAGCAAGCCCCTGATACGGAAGCTCATGAGCGGGATGGACTGGGAGTCCGACAGCAGGACCTCGCTGCAGGAGGACCGCATGGAGACGCAGAGTCTGCCCACACGCTCCCCTCCTGGCACACCCAACCA TACGGAGTCCCGCCCTCGCCCGTCCTCGGTAGGACACCTGCTGGATCACGTGATCAACACCTCGCCCCGCCAGGTGTTCGCCAATCACAAGTCAGCCTCCTCAACCCAGGCCAATAGCATCAGTTTGGACTCTACCCT GTCACCTGATACCACAATAGATGGCCagcccccggccctgccccccaAGCAGAGCAGGAGGACCCTGTGCAGCCAGACCAGCCAGTCGGCCTCCCAGCTGGAGCTGGACAACCACATCAACGAGCTGTACAACGTCCCCGGGGCAGCAAACAGGACAGTG TTGAATGGAGAGGTTCCCCATGACAATCTAGTGTTGATTAAGATGTGCCCTGACGAACACGGTCGATTTGGGTTCAATGTGAAG ggTGGACTAGACCAGAAGATGCCCGTCATCGTGTCGCGAGTAGCCCCAGGAACAGCG gcggACCTGTGTGTTCCCCGCCTCAACGAGGGGGACCAGGTGGTGCTGATCAACGGCCGAGACATCTCCAGCCTGTCCCACGATGAGGTGGTGCTGATCATCAAGGCCAGCTGCGAGGAGCGCTCCGGGGAGCTGGTTCTGCTGGTCCGGCCCaacg CCATTTACGACGTGGTGGATGAGAATCTGGATGCGGAGCCGCAGTTCCAGTACCTGGCAGAGAGGGCGCCCCAGTACCCTGCCCAGTGGGACCACGACGCCTGGAGGGACTCCATGCTGCAGCTGAAGCAGGGCCTGAACACCGGGGCTGTCCTGTCACAGTTTGAT CAACTGCACCGGAAAAGACCTGGACTAATGATGTCCCATGCCAAATTATCTCAGAACATTTCCAAAAATCGATATAGAGACATTTCTCCAT ACGATGCAACACGGGTCATTCTGAAGGGCGAGAATGACTACATCAACGCAAACTACATCAAC ATGGAGATCGTGGGAAGTGGTCAAACCAACCGATACATCGCATGCCAGGGGCCCTTGCCAGGGACGTGCCTAGACTTCTGGCAGATGACCTGGGAGCAGGGCTCCACCATAGTGGTCATGCTCACCACCCAGGTGGAGCGAGGACGG GTGAAGTGTCACCAGTACTGGCCCAATCCGGACAACAGCACCACCTATGGGAGATTCCAGGTGGCCTGTGAGTCTGAAGAGGGGGATGCAGCCTTCCTGGTCAGAGAGATGACCCTCACTCACCtggag aGCCAGGAGAGCAGGCAGCTAACCCAGATCCAGTACATGGCCTGGCCAGACCATGGTGTGCCGGATGACTCCACTAACTTCCTGGAATTGGTGAGCCTGGTGCGCAgacggagagcagggggggaggagccagtggTGGTCCACTGCAG CGCCGGGATTGGTCGGACTGGGGTTCTCATCACCATGGAAACTGCCATGTGTTTGATTGAGGGCAACCAGCCAGTGTATCCCCTGGATATCGTGAGGACAATGAGAGACCAGAGGGCAATGATGATCCAGACCCCA AGCCAGTATCGCTTCGTTTGCGAGGCCATCCTGAAGGTGTACGAGGAGGAGCTGGTGAAACCGCTGACACCCACAAGCCCTGTAACCCCCCCCGAGACCCCTGCAGTCTGA